From a single Shewanella donghaensis genomic region:
- a CDS encoding response regulator → MELNTILIIITVVFLILAGWCFWRLRSEANEDIARYFEGSKNRVYFGLIIVSFLCSISSISAIGLNVAYKHDLEKSGLALESVSKTTDAALASWVAGWKDRVGAVATNPLLIERTKLLIELGDKKEQLVNNEHVLWSREAYGRYSESFGSLGFFITSLDGLNLSSNRDTNIGEMNIVKRIYPEIFDAAIQGQTVITPPMRSDVPLSNPFGIKRSETPTMFVLSPVTKEDGTVLAILSLRIDPYIEFASLTKSGAVGDTGESYFVDPKGRMLSHSRYEGELVSLGLLNEGQMSVLNLILTDPKRELTAENPANANHNEGELTLSAKAINLKKDGYSNKSYRNYLGIDVIGAWKWDQRYGFGIVTEMSLKEASNNYYFFKNIIVMLISLISVSCILLTLASLWLSRHVHRRFQVSNERLEKTITIRTKDIQDRESRLWDLYENSAVAYATLDSLGQFTKHNKQFAQITGHDRTEFSDLLWMDVLSTDDGKSEEIFNEALAGVNTSDARLELTTNSGSRLIVSLSTRVEFDTKGQVTEIRLSLLDIDDQETIRAEMLNNQQQYQTLVENIQGAVFRCHYVDLLNNDFTVFYISPNFEHITGYPVSDFIGLDPRRRFIQLAVGSDGEIFFDMVRKAASCNEKVLVDMRIINRAGELRYVQVMGKFEVTENDERGFFDGTVFDITEQKLAENLLLDSEEKLEVAAKSAQMGMWDFYPNEERVVVNRMYAKMLGYKPMDLCCEDDKWANLINGSNTFMEIVHPDDRLQISNPQGDLASTGNTILRQEFRMLRKDGAYDWILSIGQPYSFDNNGIPDRISGVHININEAKELQTELATAISAADTANQAKSDFLANMSHEIRTPMNAIIGMSHLALETDLSRQQRNFIEKTNRSAQSLLGIINDILDFSKIEAGKLDLENIHLSIDEVLNNVNNLIGIKVADKGLELLFDIDTNIPNNLLGDPLRLGQVLLNLANNAVKFTDKGNIIIAVRLDNQTTDKAFLTFSVTDSGIGMTHEQQSRLFNAFSQADASTTRKYGGTGLGLAICKNLAELMSGELFVSSELDQGSTFKLSCSFDLSLLIPSEKTTDLNKSFEGKTVLLADDNLAAREIISNLLTSLGMKVKAVNNGQDAIDYLAGGHNPAIAIVDWQMPDVDGVEVARFIGELTSDDKPKLIMITAFGKEELLMSATDVHFDSILTKPITPSHLVNTLSAVLTDKKLPDFNSSKHTKLSQALSILAGANVLVVEDNDLNQELIQEILNNKQIATVIAENGQHAIDLMMEHEFDGVLMDCQMPVMDGYTATSLLREMPQFATIPIIAMTANAMSGDREKAIDSGMNDHIPKPIDVESMFITMAQWIIPANPINAEEVLMTPSEDMALMSHASAVIDGGNTSAVNASSHINSELGLQRTQGDVALYNKLLSKFVIGQKSFTDNVKQAQKDNDIALLHRLVHTLKGVAGSIGAEYLAQVTLKLENELATPLAHQFMAALDEVSKSLANVCNDIETLLPQQTNKVQLSLNKEEAINTLEALMSMLASFDMEATDYLINQGECLNVEPFIKEFKQLEKQLNEYELDAALSIATSMLEQLRTM, encoded by the coding sequence ATGGAATTAAACACAATACTCATCATCATCACGGTCGTTTTTTTAATTCTAGCGGGTTGGTGTTTTTGGCGACTGCGCTCTGAAGCTAATGAAGATATTGCCCGTTATTTTGAAGGGAGTAAAAATCGCGTTTATTTCGGTCTCATTATTGTTTCATTTTTGTGTTCCATTTCTAGTATTTCCGCTATTGGTTTGAATGTTGCTTATAAACACGATCTAGAAAAGAGCGGTTTAGCATTAGAGTCGGTTTCTAAAACTACCGATGCCGCATTAGCTTCCTGGGTAGCAGGCTGGAAAGATCGCGTTGGTGCAGTTGCGACTAATCCACTATTAATTGAACGTACAAAGTTATTAATTGAGCTGGGAGATAAAAAGGAGCAATTAGTTAATAATGAACATGTGCTTTGGTCGAGAGAGGCTTACGGCCGTTATAGCGAATCATTTGGCTCGTTAGGTTTTTTTATAACGTCATTAGATGGTTTAAACCTTTCTTCTAATAGGGATACCAATATAGGGGAAATGAATATCGTAAAACGTATTTACCCCGAAATTTTTGATGCTGCGATACAGGGACAAACCGTAATAACCCCACCTATGCGATCTGATGTTCCTTTATCAAACCCTTTTGGTATTAAGCGTTCAGAAACACCTACTATGTTCGTTTTAAGTCCAGTTACCAAAGAAGATGGCACTGTATTAGCGATATTGTCGTTAAGAATTGATCCCTACATTGAGTTTGCAAGTTTAACAAAAAGTGGCGCAGTGGGTGATACTGGTGAATCATATTTCGTTGATCCAAAAGGGCGGATGCTTTCCCATAGCCGATATGAAGGTGAGTTGGTTTCTCTGGGGTTATTAAATGAAGGGCAAATGTCTGTTCTTAATCTAATTTTGACGGATCCTAAACGAGAGTTAACGGCAGAAAATCCTGCTAATGCGAATCATAATGAAGGCGAACTTACGCTTTCGGCTAAAGCAATTAATCTAAAGAAAGATGGTTATAGCAATAAGAGTTACCGAAATTATTTAGGTATTGATGTTATTGGCGCGTGGAAGTGGGATCAGCGTTATGGCTTTGGCATTGTGACTGAAATGTCTTTAAAAGAAGCCAGTAATAATTATTACTTCTTCAAAAATATTATCGTGATGTTAATCAGCCTCATTTCGGTGTCTTGCATATTGCTGACGCTTGCGAGTTTGTGGCTTAGTCGCCATGTGCATCGACGATTTCAAGTGAGTAATGAACGCTTGGAAAAGACCATTACGATTCGCACTAAAGATATACAAGATCGCGAAAGCCGTTTGTGGGATTTATACGAAAACTCAGCAGTAGCGTACGCAACGTTAGATTCTCTAGGGCAGTTTACCAAGCATAATAAACAGTTTGCTCAAATAACAGGTCATGATAGGACAGAGTTTTCAGATCTTTTATGGATGGATGTCCTGTCTACTGACGATGGTAAATCTGAAGAGATATTTAATGAAGCATTAGCCGGTGTGAACACGTCAGATGCGCGTTTAGAGTTGACGACGAATTCTGGGTCTAGGTTAATTGTTTCATTATCAACAAGGGTAGAATTTGATACAAAAGGGCAAGTCACTGAAATTCGTCTATCGCTACTGGATATTGATGATCAAGAAACGATCCGTGCAGAGATGCTTAACAACCAACAGCAATATCAAACCTTGGTAGAAAACATTCAAGGCGCAGTATTCCGATGTCATTATGTTGATTTATTGAACAATGATTTTACAGTGTTTTATATCAGTCCTAATTTTGAACACATCACCGGCTACCCAGTAAGTGACTTTATCGGTCTCGATCCCAGAAGACGTTTTATTCAGCTTGCCGTTGGCTCAGATGGAGAAATTTTCTTTGATATGGTGCGTAAAGCGGCATCATGTAATGAAAAAGTTTTAGTCGATATGAGGATCATAAACCGTGCAGGCGAACTTCGCTATGTTCAGGTTATGGGCAAGTTTGAAGTTACCGAAAATGATGAAAGAGGATTTTTCGATGGTACCGTATTTGATATTACGGAACAAAAATTAGCTGAAAACTTATTACTGGATTCAGAAGAAAAACTCGAAGTCGCCGCAAAAAGTGCCCAAATGGGAATGTGGGATTTTTACCCAAATGAAGAACGGGTCGTGGTCAATCGGATGTATGCCAAAATGCTGGGTTATAAACCAATGGACTTGTGTTGTGAGGATGATAAATGGGCTAATTTAATCAATGGTTCTAATACCTTTATGGAAATAGTCCACCCTGATGATAGATTACAGATTTCTAATCCACAGGGTGACCTAGCTAGTACAGGTAATACAATTTTACGCCAAGAATTTAGAATGCTCAGAAAAGATGGTGCTTATGACTGGATATTAAGTATTGGGCAACCTTACTCATTTGATAACAACGGTATACCAGATCGCATTAGTGGCGTTCATATTAATATTAATGAAGCCAAAGAATTACAAACTGAGCTTGCTACTGCAATTTCTGCTGCTGATACGGCTAACCAAGCTAAAAGTGATTTTTTAGCAAACATGAGCCATGAAATTCGCACGCCAATGAATGCCATTATTGGAATGTCTCATTTAGCGTTAGAAACTGATCTATCCAGACAACAACGTAACTTCATCGAGAAAACCAACCGCTCGGCGCAATCCTTGTTGGGGATTATTAATGATATTCTTGATTTTTCTAAAATTGAAGCAGGTAAGTTGGATTTAGAAAATATTCACTTGAGCATTGATGAAGTGCTTAATAATGTGAATAACCTTATCGGTATTAAGGTGGCTGATAAAGGTTTAGAACTGCTATTTGATATTGATACTAACATCCCAAATAACTTACTGGGTGATCCACTTCGTTTAGGCCAAGTGCTATTAAATCTTGCAAATAATGCAGTTAAGTTTACCGATAAAGGTAATATTATTATTGCAGTCAGATTAGACAATCAAACAACGGACAAGGCCTTTCTTACTTTCTCAGTAACAGACTCTGGGATTGGAATGACTCATGAGCAACAGTCAAGATTGTTTAATGCATTCTCACAAGCAGATGCCTCTACAACACGAAAATACGGCGGTACAGGACTTGGTTTAGCCATTTGTAAAAATTTAGCTGAATTGATGAGTGGTGAGTTATTTGTATCGAGCGAACTTGATCAAGGTAGTACTTTTAAATTAAGTTGTTCATTCGACCTCAGTCTATTAATACCCAGTGAGAAAACGACAGATTTGAATAAGAGTTTTGAGGGAAAAACCGTGTTGTTAGCTGATGATAATTTGGCTGCCCGAGAAATTATTTCAAATCTATTAACCTCACTGGGAATGAAAGTTAAGGCGGTTAATAATGGTCAAGATGCGATCGATTATCTGGCTGGAGGGCATAATCCAGCAATTGCTATTGTGGATTGGCAAATGCCTGACGTTGATGGAGTAGAAGTTGCTCGGTTTATCGGTGAACTTACTTCAGATGATAAGCCTAAACTCATTATGATTACTGCTTTCGGGAAAGAGGAGCTACTGATGAGTGCGACCGACGTGCACTTTGACAGTATTTTAACTAAGCCTATTACTCCTTCGCATTTGGTCAACACCCTATCAGCGGTGCTTACCGATAAAAAGTTGCCAGACTTCAACAGTAGTAAACATACCAAGTTGTCCCAAGCGCTATCAATACTCGCTGGTGCTAATGTGCTTGTTGTTGAGGATAATGATTTAAATCAAGAGCTTATTCAAGAGATATTAAATAACAAACAGATTGCAACAGTAATTGCAGAAAATGGTCAGCATGCGATTGATTTAATGATGGAGCATGAGTTTGATGGTGTATTAATGGATTGCCAAATGCCAGTGATGGATGGTTACACGGCAACGTCTTTGTTACGAGAAATGCCGCAATTTGCCACTATTCCAATTATTGCCATGACAGCAAATGCCATGTCTGGCGATCGAGAAAAAGCGATAGATTCAGGTATGAATGACCACATACCTAAACCCATTGATGTTGAGTCTATGTTTATCACTATGGCGCAATGGATTATTCCTGCAAACCCAATCAATGCAGAAGAGGTGTTAATGACACCTTCTGAAGATATGGCTTTAATGAGTCATGCAAGTGCTGTTATTGATGGAGGGAATACAAGTGCAGTTAATGCATCTAGTCACATCAACTCAGAATTAGGATTACAACGCACTCAAGGTGATGTCGCGCTATACAATAAATTATTATCCAAATTTGTCATTGGTCAAAAGTCATTCACTGATAACGTTAAACAAGCACAGAAAGACAATGACATAGCGTTGCTTCACCGCTTAGTTCACACCCTAAAAGGCGTTGCTGGCAGTATTGGCGCTGAATATTTAGCTCAAGTAACTTTAAAGCTTGAAAATGAATTAGCGACGCCATTAGCTCATCAGTTCATGGCTGCACTCGATGAAGTTTCGAAATCCTTAGCAAATGTATGTAATGACATTGAGACTTTACTACCACAGCAAACTAACAAAGTGCAGTTAAGCTTGAATAAAGAAGAGGCCATTAATACGTTAGAAGCACTAATGAGTATGTTGGCTAGCTTTGATATGGAAGCGACAGATTATTTAATTAACCAAGGTGAATGTTTGAATGTCGAACCCTTTATAAAAGAGTTTAAACAGCTGGAGAAACAATTAAATGAGTATGAATTAGATGCCGCACTTTCAATTGCTACAAGTATGCTTGAACAATTAAGAACGATGTAA
- a CDS encoding ATP-binding response regulator: protein MELSKKSVLIVDDMDAIRKISSDQLRRFGLGHVYQADNGAKALKILENHPIDLIVSDWNMPVMTGIELLQAVRESSQWQHIPFLMMTAEAARERVSQAIAANVTDLVIKPFNTITLQQRVVKCLQGKVSNTSAKIPSSENLSAQENEVDQLTLQVSSDKSLKASVLIVDDTTDNLTLIGGLLKDEYQVKLAKSGAKALEIAQSSSAPDLILLDIMMPEMDGFEVLKQLRAHALTESIPVIFVTALSEDKYQIQGLNYGAVDYISKPIQPELLKLRVRNLMAYVQMHKRLQSDFDNMIATEKLKIEVQQVFQHDLKGPISGLMSLIEQLKHDSHISKASTENLLLAEDLSVQLLNMVNMSSELFKIETGRFNLSAKPFSIVDLLQKIISVLKKTFQVKHLLIYLDCEDNGDEDYQVLGDEALSYSMLFNLIKNACEAAPNKTRISLSLHAIKAKDKSMMGVSIQNLGIVNADIRDVFWDKYTSSGKEGGTGIGTYSAKLLAEAQLGHVALVVDEQTNTTTVSVFLPQA from the coding sequence ATGGAACTATCTAAAAAAAGTGTACTGATTGTTGATGACATGGATGCTATTCGTAAGATTAGTTCTGACCAACTTCGCCGTTTCGGTCTTGGTCATGTTTACCAAGCTGATAATGGCGCTAAAGCGCTCAAAATCCTTGAAAATCACCCCATAGATTTGATTGTTTCAGATTGGAATATGCCTGTAATGACGGGTATAGAGCTCCTTCAAGCAGTTCGAGAGTCATCGCAATGGCAGCATATTCCCTTTCTAATGATGACCGCAGAAGCGGCAAGAGAAAGGGTTAGCCAAGCGATTGCTGCTAATGTGACTGATCTCGTTATAAAACCATTTAATACTATTACTTTACAGCAGCGAGTGGTGAAATGTTTGCAAGGCAAAGTGAGTAATACTAGTGCTAAAATTCCATCATCAGAAAATTTATCTGCTCAGGAAAATGAAGTTGATCAGTTAACCCTCCAAGTTTCATCAGATAAGTCGCTTAAAGCCTCAGTGTTGATCGTTGATGATACCACTGATAATTTGACCTTAATTGGTGGACTCTTAAAGGATGAATATCAAGTTAAATTAGCTAAGAGTGGAGCTAAGGCATTAGAGATTGCGCAGTCATCATCAGCCCCAGATCTTATTTTACTCGATATCATGATGCCCGAAATGGACGGGTTTGAGGTTTTAAAGCAGCTTCGTGCACATGCCCTCACAGAATCTATCCCGGTTATTTTTGTTACCGCGCTTTCAGAAGATAAGTACCAGATCCAAGGGCTAAATTACGGCGCAGTTGATTATATTAGTAAGCCAATACAGCCTGAATTGTTGAAATTAAGAGTTAGAAATCTAATGGCCTATGTGCAAATGCATAAACGTCTGCAGTCTGATTTTGACAATATGATAGCGACAGAGAAACTCAAAATTGAAGTGCAGCAAGTCTTTCAGCATGATTTGAAAGGACCTATATCTGGCTTAATGTCATTAATAGAACAGTTAAAACATGATTCTCATATTTCAAAAGCCAGTACTGAAAATTTATTATTAGCAGAAGACTTGTCAGTGCAATTGCTGAATATGGTAAATATGTCGAGTGAATTGTTTAAAATTGAAACGGGTCGTTTCAATCTAAGCGCTAAGCCTTTTTCTATTGTTGATTTATTGCAAAAAATCATCTCCGTATTAAAGAAAACTTTTCAAGTTAAGCACCTATTGATTTACCTTGATTGTGAAGACAACGGTGATGAGGATTACCAAGTGTTAGGTGACGAAGCGCTTAGTTATTCAATGCTATTTAATTTAATAAAAAATGCCTGCGAAGCTGCGCCTAACAAAACACGCATATCTTTATCATTGCATGCTATTAAAGCGAAAGACAAGTCGATGATGGGGGTTTCTATTCAAAATTTGGGCATAGTCAATGCCGATATTCGTGATGTTTTTTGGGATAAATATACTTCTTCCGGTAAAGAAGGTGGCACTGGAATCGGTACTTACTCCGCTAAGTTATTAGCAGAGGCGCAGCTTGGTCATGTGGCATTGGTTGTCGATGAACAAACTAATACCACGACCGTTTCGGTATTTTTGCCACAAGCGTAA
- a CDS encoding ion channel, with amino-acid sequence MSQEDNFSYLLGSLVLVLLSAAFVEQFFEQGQMIVVATTVMSLSISVIGLGTNKKWFRSIFGLMITTLVIASVGSVFELLNLDIVALLTVLAFLIMATWRAAKQVLFSGVISSNQIIGSICIFLLLGLIWAFIYLLLIEFFGSAFNGIEARNWTHNLSTAIYYSYITLTTVGYGEISPALPMARFFAFAEAICGQFYMAIVVASLVGAKMSQSDS; translated from the coding sequence ATGTCTCAAGAGGATAATTTTAGCTACCTATTAGGCTCGCTAGTGTTAGTCCTCTTAAGTGCAGCATTTGTAGAGCAATTTTTTGAGCAAGGACAAATGATTGTTGTTGCGACTACCGTTATGAGTCTGTCCATATCGGTTATTGGGCTTGGAACTAATAAAAAATGGTTCCGTTCAATATTTGGTTTAATGATAACCACACTGGTGATAGCCAGTGTTGGTTCAGTATTTGAATTGCTTAATCTGGATATTGTCGCGTTACTCACCGTGCTCGCTTTTTTGATAATGGCAACATGGCGAGCAGCTAAACAAGTATTATTCAGTGGCGTTATTTCTTCGAACCAAATTATAGGTTCAATTTGTATTTTTTTATTACTGGGGCTTATTTGGGCATTTATCTACCTGTTGTTAATTGAATTTTTTGGTAGTGCTTTTAATGGTATAGAAGCCCGTAATTGGACTCATAACCTTTCAACTGCCATTTACTATAGCTATATCACTTTAACTACAGTGGGTTACGGCGAGATTTCCCCTGCGCTTCCGATGGCGCGTTTCTTTGCTTTTGCTGAAGCTATTTGCGGTCAGTTTTATATGGCTATTGTTGTAGCAAGTTTAGTGGGCGCTAAAATGTCACAAAGTGATTCGTAG
- a CDS encoding AI-2E family transporter: MSDKKISTAGEFTNATVDAAIKIALIFIMVIWCFKIIQPFIMPILWGGIIAIALYPVVTFISNRLKLSLGKSSLLITLLALAVLLVPTFLFSGTIVSSTQDFIAEIHDGTLVIPPPKEAVNKLPLVGDNLYELWSDASSDLEDVVKKYSEEIKAFSTKAAGAMGSFGMTVLQFLISIIIAGVFMGRASGSSQMFHKVSVRLAGSHGEQFSELAVATVRSVVQGVIGVAFIQSILAGVGLALVGVPGTGIWMLLVLILAIIQLPPILILGPIIAYVFSVESSTTAIIFMIWSILVSASDAFLKPMLMGRGVDIPMLVILLGAIGGMILSGIVGLFVGAVILALSYKLFSAWLVVETADMDNEDILDKPEAPQG, encoded by the coding sequence ATGAGCGATAAAAAGATATCGACAGCCGGTGAGTTTACCAATGCGACTGTAGATGCTGCGATAAAAATTGCGTTGATTTTTATTATGGTTATATGGTGTTTTAAGATTATCCAACCATTTATTATGCCCATTCTTTGGGGCGGAATTATTGCCATTGCACTTTACCCTGTGGTGACATTTATAAGTAACCGTCTTAAATTGTCTTTAGGCAAGTCAAGCTTACTGATTACCTTGCTTGCATTAGCTGTTTTATTAGTGCCAACTTTCTTATTTTCTGGAACAATAGTCTCAAGTACGCAAGACTTTATTGCTGAAATTCATGATGGCACTTTAGTTATCCCACCACCTAAAGAAGCGGTAAATAAGCTGCCTTTAGTGGGGGATAATCTTTATGAACTATGGTCAGACGCATCATCAGATTTAGAAGATGTCGTTAAAAAGTATTCTGAAGAAATTAAAGCGTTTTCAACCAAGGCTGCTGGTGCAATGGGCAGTTTTGGCATGACAGTATTGCAGTTTTTGATTTCAATCATCATTGCTGGTGTGTTTATGGGTAGAGCATCAGGCTCTAGTCAGATGTTCCATAAAGTCTCCGTAAGGCTTGCGGGTAGTCATGGTGAACAGTTCTCTGAACTCGCAGTAGCAACAGTAAGAAGTGTGGTTCAAGGGGTTATTGGTGTTGCCTTTATTCAATCGATATTGGCTGGAGTTGGCTTAGCATTAGTAGGGGTTCCTGGAACAGGGATTTGGATGTTACTGGTATTAATTCTAGCGATTATTCAGTTGCCGCCAATCTTAATTTTAGGCCCTATTATCGCGTATGTTTTCTCGGTTGAATCGTCGACAACTGCAATTATCTTTATGATTTGGAGCATTTTAGTCAGTGCAAGTGATGCATTCTTAAAGCCAATGTTAATGGGCCGAGGGGTCGATATCCCTATGTTGGTGATTTTATTAGGTGCTATTGGTGGGATGATTTTATCCGGCATCGTAGGGTTATTTGTCGGCGCGGTGATTTTAGCATTGAGCTACAAACTCTTTAGCGCATGGTTAGTGGTTGAAACTGCTGATATGGATAATGAAGATATTTTAGATAAACCAGAAGCGCCACAAGGATAA
- a CDS encoding helix-turn-helix domain-containing protein: MQEVEAVDKVTKIDSIPLFRAEYMVPFIERLKDFENNIYPIIEQAKLPESILTAEHEFVTEQSVLNLLKIVSNRLGGKRYAEWLLQITRTIFIPQYLAKFSLNCSVKKAIKELVKVVNFESKHTDIQLKTALGKVWFARYRHKEDPEEHDLAEQFAMTVMVAFIRAITHSKWCPVDIALQSQNVNSYLSVLGSDNAQIFTGRRVTAISISDEVLRQTIKVKQGWQSMKKAVGKSPDSFAESLRYALSPYLSMGRLPITTAADLLGLSVRTLQRRLAEENVSYTNMVEDIWFKQAIGLLVDENLAVTQVSATLGYADVAHFSRAFKRKAGLSPRAYKNSLS; encoded by the coding sequence ATGCAAGAAGTTGAAGCGGTTGATAAAGTAACAAAAATAGATTCAATCCCTTTGTTTCGTGCGGAATATATGGTGCCATTTATTGAGCGCTTAAAAGACTTTGAAAACAACATTTATCCCATCATTGAACAAGCCAAACTACCTGAAAGCATATTGACTGCTGAGCATGAATTTGTAACTGAACAGTCTGTGCTTAATTTACTCAAAATTGTCTCAAACCGATTAGGTGGGAAGCGCTACGCTGAATGGCTACTGCAAATAACCAGAACCATCTTCATCCCACAGTATCTCGCAAAATTCTCCCTAAACTGTAGTGTTAAAAAAGCAATAAAAGAGCTGGTTAAAGTCGTTAATTTTGAATCTAAACACACAGATATTCAATTAAAAACGGCCTTGGGAAAAGTCTGGTTTGCACGATATCGACATAAAGAAGACCCTGAAGAGCATGATTTAGCTGAACAGTTTGCTATGACTGTCATGGTAGCGTTTATTCGCGCCATAACTCACAGTAAGTGGTGCCCTGTTGATATCGCGTTGCAATCACAAAACGTTAATAGCTACCTGTCAGTGTTAGGGAGTGATAATGCTCAAATATTTACTGGAAGGCGTGTTACTGCTATCAGCATTTCTGATGAGGTGTTACGGCAAACGATTAAAGTGAAACAAGGTTGGCAGTCGATGAAAAAAGCGGTCGGTAAAAGCCCTGACAGTTTTGCTGAAAGCCTACGTTATGCCTTGTCTCCATACCTTTCAATGGGACGTTTACCTATTACCACTGCTGCTGATTTGCTCGGGCTTAGCGTTAGGACTTTACAACGTCGTTTGGCTGAAGAAAATGTGAGTTATACCAATATGGTCGAAGATATTTGGTTTAAGCAGGCAATAGGGTTATTAGTTGACGAAAACCTGGCCGTTACACAAGTATCAGCGACTTTGGGCTATGCTGATGTCGCTCATTTTTCGAGGGCTTTTAAACGTAAAGCTGGTTTATCGCCCAGAGCGTATAAGAATTCGCTTAGTTAA
- a CDS encoding DUF2955 domain-containing protein, which translates to MSDNGSVSKASDADFAEAIFTRRVLRFTLGIGVAVAIAAVFDWQLAFILPVLVAKFLVDRVAPTMQTVYELLISMVVTIGIAWLVSFGPVQYPMVLLPLLALMMLWAYYLFSDPKWNFFATIFIVSTLVLPYLGILHPGAAIFFGVGLSFSGVVAVLIFTLLHILLPDLAPEKDLHSESELTKDERLYESVRALIISFPVITFFYLFEITGALLTMIFIAILSLQAAGSKSVKVSLFLLITNGIGGVLAIVFYNMLVIVPELAFYIGLAMIAALVFAQKIYSDPAKAPIFAGIFSALLVVVGSTASSTDADVAANFYIRIAQLFLVGVYMVVASFFLETRNWKFLQQKN; encoded by the coding sequence ATGTCAGATAACGGATCTGTTAGTAAAGCGTCTGATGCTGATTTTGCTGAAGCGATTTTTACTCGTCGAGTACTTCGCTTCACATTAGGGATCGGTGTTGCTGTTGCAATTGCGGCTGTTTTTGATTGGCAACTTGCCTTTATTTTGCCAGTTCTGGTTGCGAAGTTTTTGGTTGATCGTGTAGCACCTACAATGCAAACCGTTTATGAGTTACTTATCTCAATGGTGGTGACTATTGGAATAGCATGGCTTGTGAGCTTTGGCCCGGTGCAATATCCGATGGTGTTATTGCCATTGCTGGCCTTGATGATGCTATGGGCTTATTACCTATTTTCAGATCCTAAATGGAATTTCTTTGCGACAATATTTATTGTTTCAACCTTGGTATTGCCATACCTCGGGATTTTGCATCCAGGAGCAGCCATTTTCTTTGGTGTTGGTTTAAGTTTTTCAGGTGTGGTTGCGGTGCTTATTTTCACACTACTGCATATTTTATTGCCTGATTTAGCCCCTGAGAAAGATCTGCACTCAGAATCTGAGCTGACAAAAGATGAACGTTTATATGAGTCGGTTAGGGCGCTTATTATTTCGTTTCCTGTTATTACCTTCTTTTATTTATTTGAAATTACTGGTGCATTATTGACGATGATTTTTATTGCCATTTTATCGCTACAAGCAGCGGGCAGTAAAAGTGTCAAAGTCAGTTTGTTTTTGTTAATTACCAATGGCATTGGTGGTGTGTTAGCGATTGTGTTTTATAACATGCTGGTTATCGTACCTGAGTTGGCTTTTTATATTGGTCTAGCAATGATTGCGGCTTTAGTGTTTGCACAAAAAATTTATTCAGACCCTGCTAAAGCTCCGATATTTGCCGGAATATTTTCCGCATTATTAGTCGTGGTCGGCTCTACAGCGTCATCGACTGATGCCGATGTTGCTGCCAACTTCTATATTCGAATTGCGCAGTTATTTCTTGTGGGGGTTTATATGGTTGTGGCTTCCTTTTTCTTAGAAACACGAAATTGGAAGTTCTTACAGCAGAAAAACTAA